Below is a genomic region from Candidatus Paceibacterota bacterium.
CCATCTTGGCCCCGTTCTTGGTCGCTAATTCGATTACGCTCTTGGGTGTACTCATATCTTAGTATGTTTGGTTTGTGCTCCGCTTGAAATCGAGGCGTCGCCGATCGCCCCACCTCGCGAGCAACCAGCACGGCGCCACGAAATCATAATTGGCCGGCTGTATGATAGCCCTCCTCCCCGTGTTCGGACAGGTCGAGGCCCGAAACCTCTATTTCCGGCGCCACCCGCAGTCCCAGAATTGCCCGGACAACGAAGGTGATTATGATTGTGCCCACGATCGCCAAACAGAGAGTGATACCGATCGCCTTGAGTTGTTCGATCCAAAGGCCGCCTTCAGCAACCAGTCTGGCCAAGCCGTTCCGGGTGGCGGGATTTGCAGCGTCCAGCTTGTTGCCGACCTTCGCGAGGTTGTTGACGAGATTAGGGTTAGCCTTGGCGCTGGCGAGCAAGCCGGTCAGGAATGCCCCCAAAGTGCCTCCTACAGCGTGGACCCCGAACGTGTCAAGCGCGTCGTCGTAACCTGCAGCGGACTTCAATTTCCAGCAAGCCAGGTATGGAACCAAACCCGCCACCAAACCGATGACGACCGCCCCAGTGGTCGTCACGTAGCCACATGCCGGAGTGACTACGACCAACCCCGCCACCGCACCAGAGCAAAAACCGAGGATGCTCGGCTTACCGCGGAAAACGTACTCGGCCATCGCCCAGGTGAACGAAGCGACTGCGGTGGCCAGCGTTGTGGTCGTAAACGCGTTGGCAGCAATACCGTCAGCGGCGACGGCGCTGCCGGCGTTGAACCCATACCAGCCAACCCACAACATACCGGTGCCCACCATGCAAAGAACCATGCTATGCGGCGGCATTGGTTCCTTGCCAAATCCGAGCCGCTTACCCAGGACGAGGCAAAGGACGAGGGCTGACCACCCAGAGGACATGTGCACCACCGTGCCGCCGGCAAAGTCAATGGCGCGGATCTTGGCGACAGGATTCCACACCCCATTCATCAGGCCGTCTGCGCCCCATACCATGTGTGCCAACGGGAAA
It encodes:
- a CDS encoding ammonium transporter, with amino-acid sequence MKKVLTGFSLWVAFMALPLAVPAADTGPTTTPTTEKLSTPSLEERVADLEAYLNNGARGNAANPSLTTKVGGPGPGHNAFQMICAALVLFMTLPGLALFYGGLVRRKNVLSVLAQCLGIAGLVSILWWMCGYSLAFSKDGFIHGLVGNLDWKFMAGVGSEPNTDYSAWVSHNVYSMFQLMFAIITPALMVGAIAERMRYSAILLFVALWMFVVYFPLAHMVWGADGLMNGVWNPVAKIRAIDFAGGTVVHMSSGWSALVLCLVLGKRLGFGKEPMPPHSMVLCMVGTGMLWVGWYGFNAGSAVAADGIAANAFTTTTLATAVASFTWAMAEYVFRGKPSILGFCSGAVAGLVVVTPACGYVTTTGAVVIGLVAGLVPYLACWKLKSAAGYDDALDTFGVHAVGGTLGAFLTGLLASAKANPNLVNNLAKVGNKLDAANPATRNGLARLVAEGGLWIEQLKAIGITLCLAIVGTIIITFVVRAILGLRVAPEIEVSGLDLSEHGEEGYHTAGQL